The DNA window ACGCCGAAGCTTCTAATAAGCTGAGCATGTTCTTTTGTCTGGCCAACACTTTTCCCTCCTTCACCGTCCATGCCAGCTTCAAATGAACCAGTGCAAGCATCAACAACAAGAATAGCTGCATCAGCTTGCGTTGCGCCAGATATCATATTTGGTACAAAATCTTTATGGCCTGGAGAGTCAAGCAAAACTACACGGTACTTCTTAGTCTCCAAATAAGCCACGGCCACAGTCATTGTCAcgcctctttctctttcttcactGCTTTCATCCATAGCCCACGCATAAGCAAATGATCCTTTTCCCtggtaaaaaataatttccATAATACAAAGAATATGAATGGAACATCAGGATCAAGTAGAgtacaataacaacaataataaactTACTTTTTCTTTAGCCTCCTTCTCATTCTTGTGCATATCTTTTTTCGATATCCTTCCTAACAGATGTAGCAGTCTCCCAGAGAGTGTTGACTTGCCAGAATCAACATGACCTACCTAAACAAATTGTTCGTAGACAGTAACCTATTTAGACAAAGCACTTTTAGAATAACAAAATTGTTAAGGAACATATGCCATATTCAGAACAGAAGATGCGTATAGCATACTATTGCAAGGTTTAGTTGGCTCAGCACTCCTGATTCCTCATTAGCGAACATCCACTTCTCAGGCTTATATTCTTCAGGTAAATAAGGTTTTGCAGTATCTACTTCATTCTTTTCTAAACCTAGCTTCTGTATGTCAGAAGAAAGTTTCTGGGCCACATCCTCATTCTGCGCAGAACTGCTAGCCCTACTACTCTGGTCCTCCTTCAGCTGAAAATGATCAGAAATCAATTGAGCTGTCCTCTCGACAGGCACATCTTCAGGAAGTGCAATGTGTTTCACCTTTTTCCCAGCGCCTGATGAGCTACCAGCAGATGTGTACTGCGTGGAACCAACTGttgaataataaaataatttaaattaaggTGACAATAAAAAACACAgctaacaggattttttttttcaacaggaAGGCTTATCAACCAACAGATGATACAACTGGTTGGGAAGATCTGCAAATCGAGTACAAATAAGTCACCCTTACAAAAGTAGCTTGGTTCAGACTTTGGAGTGCATGACACGTGAGCTGTGGGTTGTTGTTGCCCAacaggtgaaacatttttaagtGGTATGCAAGGGAACAATCTGTTCAGCCACACTAAGTAACAATGGTGCTTGGGAAAGAAAAGGATCAAAATCTGCTTCCCGCACATAAGATGATCTAATGTGCTTCTTTTATATGGTGAATTATGAATTATCCTTTTCATAACTCAATAAGGTGTTATAGAAGGAGAAGCTAGTTTAAAGGTAGAACAGAGTTGCATACACAAAATTGTAAAACATCTACCATTTGCACCAGCAGTACCTTTCTCATGAGGTATGCTAGCATTCTTTATCTCAGGGTCACCATCAAAGTCTGTAGTACGAGTATTCACTGGCATCTTGGTACAGTCAGATTTCGGCATCGAAGGTGTCCCAAAATCACTTGGTATCCCATGGACTGTAATTTAATAGTTATAAGTACACTATGATTACATTAGAATTCCTTGTTGGAATACAAATTGTGATTCAAAGAAAATTAGAATGGGTGAAGCATGTTACCTTTTATTGAACCATCCTTGGCAGATTTCATAAAGGATTCTCGAAAAACCCCACACATCTCACAATACACCATGCTTTCATGATTATCGAACATGCACATGGAGCATCTCCAAAGCACAGGCACCGTACTTGAGGACTTCTTCGATGACTCTGCACAATAGAGTGGTGACATAATATTAGAGATCAAGGAGCTGTACTAGACGCAGTTAGCTTGATATGCTGaataaatcacaaaaaaaaactcactgtACAACAACAAAGTGAAGCATTCAGTGCATGGAGCTTATGAGGAAAGCAACGGTTAAATGTATAGGCATATGAATTATTTCAAAAGGCCTCAAATATATAGAACAATAATATGCATATGCACCAGGATTCAGTAAGCAACCAGTAGGTAACCCTGGTAGTTCTAACTGGCAGCCAGCTATGTTTCGATTCTCACCCAATTTGGGTAGATTTGATTTGCAGtaagtttttattttgatgGACTAACTGGATGAATGATATTTGACTCATTCCAAAAAATGCATGTTGAATAACAATGCCTTCGAGACAACAAATATCTGAAGTGCATATGATGGGATAAATGGGCAAGGAAATTAGAGCAAGGCCAGGTAATCGGCAGACATAAGCTACACGATCACTGCATTTGTTTGAACAAGCAATGCTATTGGAAGTTTTAGAGTAATTAAGCATACCGTGTTCTTATTTGCATATTCAGGCAATAGAGGATGCGATAGCAAGTACGAATGCAGGATGGAAACAATGTAACGTCATTAACAACATTTAACACCACTGAGCAAATTATGATAACCGCGTGAACGCTCCTTGTAACCTACACCGCCGTAACTAACCTACACGAGTAGATATGTTAAGTGTGCATCATGAAGCGACTCTAATAGCTATTTCACCATTCTTACAAGCTGAGGTGTACACTGTCTAGTACTAGCTTCAAACCTTCGACATAATACCTTTCTCCTCCTTCACGGGGTGCTGAATGTCGTCACTGTGGCCGGTCTCACCGTAATCATCGTAGTCCTCATCATACTCGTCATAGTCATCGTCGTACTCGTCATCGTAGTCAGGCCCAGAGACAACCTTGCGTGGCATCCTGCGGCGGCGTACCTAATGGGGAACAAAAATTAGTGTTATTAGTAAAACTAAAAGGTTAATAAAAAGGCAAAGAGAAAACCTAGCTttcagatctagaagagaagataaggTTGAGGCAAATTCGTGAGAAAAAGGGTGTGGGTAGAACGGGAGGGATGGCAaagaaagaggatgtgtgtcggCACGGGTGCTCACCGGAGGCGGGTGTAACATCATAGGTATTTAGCTATAGTCTTAGTCATGCTAATGACTTGGTCACACTGGCTGAGAGCGGTGTTGATTGAGCCACGATGCTGGCTAGGACCTATAAATATATTGATTGTTGTTTTATTCTGGATATTAAATGGTTTCTCGATTGTTTCcttgtcatttatttatttagtcaTATCCATATGCATCATTGATTTATTCTTAGTTAGACTAAACCTGGTGAGGAGTGGGATAATTTAGTTTTGGTTAAAATATAGTGTAGATTAGTCGTTACGAAGCGAGGTACACATATGCACAGTAGAAATCACAGTTCTTTATTTACAGTTTACCACTATAGGTctgcatacatacatgcatataattgtacACTAGAAATTTTATACAGTATGCATTCTATATATTGTGCATATACATGGTGATTATAGATATCATATCATAAACTGAACCATCTCAGTCAAAGAttcaataattatttatttttcagaaaaactCTTGAGTTCTAGGGCAATTGCATATCAGTCCCTAAATTCGTAGTAATCTTAAATTTTACTAAACTTGTGGGACTCAAGTGCAAAAGCACTAAACATGTCAGGCTTTACAAAATTTCTATTGATAGTAAATATAGCTTGAGATTATCACACCAAACCAGCTTTGTTGAGGTGGCAGCAAGCCCTTATCCAACCGGCATGCAAGCAGGTGagtcacaaaagaaaaaaattaacccATATATCAACCCAGCTACTAGAGAACCAGTCTTGGTTACATCGGTTGGAAACCAATCTCAAGCAGCAGCCATAGTAAAATACTCCTCAGTCGCAAGAACAATCAACCACAGAATCAAGCAGTAGTAGCCAGCAATTCGGCTAGAGACTCAGCTGAAGACAGAGAAATAATCATAGGTAGCATATCAATAGTAAACACCTCAGTCATGCAACACCACAGCCGTAGCAGCCTAGAGTGAGCAGCAGAGGAGACTAGGgtgacacagagagagagagatagttGCTGTTGTAGTTCATTAGTTTAGTACAAAACAATCAGAGCAACCATAGCGACCATGGCCAGGAAATCATATAGACAAATCAAAGTAGATGAGTAGGAGATGCTTGAGATCCAGGAGAAGCAAGAATCTTCAAAtcaagaaagagaaaaggaaactGTTGTAAATTGGATTAGGAGGCAAAACCAGCAAGGAACAAGAAACCAAATAATTCAGTAGCAGGTCAGGGTTTCAATCAAGCAGGAGGTACCTGAGCTTCAAGAGGAGAGGGGTTTCAGCTCCAGGAGGAGGAGCTGAGTTGGTGCATCAACTGCAAGGGGAGAAGCTAGAGTTCCAATAGGAGAATCCTTGAACCGGAGTCCAGGGGGAGTATCTGTAGAAACCAGAGAAGAGAAAATCATACAACCTTCATAATTATACTAGAGTCATTAACCAGGTAATCTGGAGATTAGAATAGAACTAAAATCATATCATGGCATGATTCTTGTGTGATGCATATATTAGTATGCGTAGGACTTGGGTGTTGCATTTGCATCCATTAGAAGATGAACCAGAGCATCTTAGATTCAGTAAAATATTCATATTAAATAGTTTGAGCTTCAAAACAGAATGTGTAACTaatatgatataaatattttcatctAAATGTCAAGTAGAAGATAAATTCTGGCTGAGATTAATTATGTCATCATGTAGCTAATAGAAGAAATCAGGGTTCAGTACATGCATGGGATTATTGATGCTTTATTGATGCAAGAACCTGGCTTTGATCATAAGAATCTGGATAGTATAGTTATATATGTGTAACTAAAATTTTACTATAGATAAACAAGTGTTCAGGTGATAAATCAAGAAACAGTAGAATGTATATAAAGATATCATCAATCTTATGTCTTTATCAAGTTTACTAACTGCAGATTTTTGTCCATAGTACAAATATTGATTTTTTCGACATATAGATAAAATCAGATTTTAGATTTAGCCATGGACTTGGAAATTAGTATCTGAACCCTAGCATAGATTTAAGTTATCATGAAGGAGGACAACTATAGCAATTCTGTCAATTAGGATAATTCAATTGTAGATAAATCATTTATCAATTAGTAAGCAGTAAGAAATAGTAGCATCGCATTATCAGCCAAATTATGTTAATTAGCTGTAGCAAGAATCATCATGCGAATGGAGTTcttaaaataagtaatattgaatcTATAGGATTAATATGGTTAGCAGGTGTACATgtatatttttagttttgaatGCAAATCCATAAACCGAAACCTATGGGCCTCTACAGCAAGTCACCTAGAAGAGAATTATATCAAAATCAGAACCGTAGGAGTTGGTAATATAACCTTGCTATGATCAATACCATAAAACACAAAATTACTTATCAGAGCTTTTAGTAATCAGTATACTTTGTCATATAGATCAATATTCATTGTTCATAGGTCATTTGATCACTTTTGTCATACTACCATACTGCATCATGCATGTAGGAATTAATATTGAATTCCTGTATTATGCTCTGAATAGTAGCATAGGGGAGCTGATCCTGCTAACATATTAGCATATAGCAGATTTCAATATTTTAATCACCATTGAATACAAGCATATATAAGGACCACTCCTGATAATGTGATTTCTATTTTTAATCTTATATTGCAAAAGCGCATGCTTGTGTATGTGGGTATTTTATCCATTCATAGCATCTAGGCATCATTTAGCCATAGTAAACCAATTAGTCAAGAAGAGCCAGCAAGGGCAGTCATGAGTATATCACCATCACGAGAGTTATTTAGGAAAAATTCACAAACATCACCCATACACCATAATCCACAGTATATTACCACACACACCACACAGGAGAGCACAAATATCATATCAGAGGAgcagaagagagaggaagaatgaGAGGAAGAATTGGACACTGGGGTGTTCACCAATGGGGATAGGGTGCAGCCACCAGTTGTGCTGTGTTTTCCACCGGCCATCTCCATGGGggctgcagcagcaggaggcggATGGCTAGGGTTAGCAGGAGCAGGCTCGTGGGAGCCAGGGGAACCGAttcgcggcggcagcgggtacTGGAGGGTTACCGGAGTTGGAGTCCGGCGACCGGAGCgggggagcgcggcggcgttgATGGCGCGGCCTGGGAGAGAGCgtgagggaggagaagagaacgaggaaaaaaaaagagagagagagagagaagaggaagaatcAAGAAGGTGGGTTAGGTGGGTTGTGTTTTGTTGGGCTTTTGCTAATGGGCTGTAGATGGTGGAAACTAAGGTAGTGTTTGGCAAATGGGAAAGGGAAATGATTTTCCacccatctttaaatcctaaccatttattctccctctttcatttaatcctaacccttcatttatttcccaatcccaattcCATCCCCCATTTcctattatccaaacacacTCTAAAGAAATTGAGAAGTAGAGCTTggataaaaaagaaattattataGAATATTTAAATTGGTTTAAActctttaaaataaattcttgAAAATCTTGATATATTATTACAGTCACTGGTCTATTCATTTTATCAGATTGGTAATTTAAGTACATACAAATACAACTTAACTTTGCATATCATAATCCTAATAGAAGTATCTCCTTCAAAATATATCTTATGAACTACTTTATTGATCAAAGAAAGTAAAGAtgtatatttctatataaatcaATATAACTTGTGgctattaaatatatttttctcttgAGAAGCAAATTTTCTTCTAAGTAAAATAACTACTCTTCCTTAAAATGAAAGTTTAATAAAAGTAAGTCCATAACCTATATAGATCTAGTATGTGCATTCATGTTAAATATATCATGTGCATCGCATTCATATAAATATTCTTGTATTTAGTTGTGTTTTATTGTTTCTTTCAGTTGGGCGTTTATCTTGGATTTCTGGAAATCTTCATTGGTTTATTCGTTCTTCAATTTTGGGTATCTCAGGCAAGTCCAACACCTTTGATCAACTCTTGTTATATTTTCGTAATTACAATCTATATGTATCACCTTGcattaaattatattttctataattgAAATAAATATGCTGATGGATTGGATTGACTGGTGGAGCAGTCAATCATATTATAGATGTATTCTGAACCTGCTATGGTGGTGGGGGTTCAGTTGCATATATTTATCATCATAAGGTTAAATAACAACTGTTATATGGCATTCAAGCGCCGTAGCGATCGTGTCGACCATATGACCTAGAATGGGACAGGCTGGCTTACTAGTTCTTTCTTAATGGCTTTATCCTGCGGGCTTAAGGACTTTCGCGAATCCTGTGAGCGTGGGCTACCGATGAGGGTTGCCGTTGTTGCGGAATCCGATTAGATGATGTGGATCGCCATTGTTGCGGGATCCGATGATTCGCCGTTGTTCTGGGAATCACCCGCAGAGATAATTGCCAGATGGGATTGATGAAAAGCTTGTGACCTTAGCCTTGCCGATATACACCATAAAGTGTGCTTAGGCGCTGGCGTGGTGGCGGTGTAGCACGGGTGTTAAAAGGTTTAAGGCTTCTATGGGTACAGCGACACACCTCTGCAGAGTGTATGAATTGTGATATGTCACTCCCTTTTCGGGTAGAAACTGCGAATGCGACAGGAAAGGAACCTATCGGAGGTTCTAATACCTGTGGTGCCTTATATGCAGTAGATTTTATAATTGCTTAATATGAGCTTTTACTACACTGTGTTTCTGAACATGCATAAAACTTCCTTGTTGGATTATGGGATTTAGAGATATATGTATTATGCAGGTGGATTATGGGCATATATTTGTTGGATTGCTATAGTTGGACTTGTTGAGTACCAATCGTTCTCATcccctatatatatttgttggaTTGCTACGGCTGTTTTGTACACCTGggtgtacatactccctcctccTTGTTGGATATCCATTAGTTGGTAATGAATAGTTGggtttaaaaaataatgtttaattGTTTTCAAATTTCTGCATGCATGTCGGTTGTGTtctatttgttttttcaaattttcatatGCATGCACACCGGACGGTGAGGAATGGCgacattcaaaattttatatatactttttgcTTAGTTAGTACAAGTATATACTCTTTTCACTAgtatatactatattttttcagTACATATTTTGTTCTGTTTATAGTAGAATATACTATTTGTTTTCAGTATATACTGTTCTATCCCAGTATGTAATGCTTTTTTAatccagtatatatatatatacttaagtcGGGCATATACTACTTTTATAGTTAGAAGTAGTATAAACgcatatttaatttgttttaagcAGTATATACTTTTTAATGTAGTAGcagtatattatatatactaagACATGCCCATCAGGATCACATACTGATACTGGCTCACTGGCAAATGCTCATAGCGATGTTATGCATAGTGGTTCATTAGTCTGGTTTCATTTGTCACATACCGTTTCATTCTTCCGGCTTCTTGGTTTGCGTCATCCGGAAACATGTTCATCACCAGCATGTACGGCTGCCGTTGTGAATTAATGGAGCAATCAAATATGTTATCTTTGTGCTGATAGTTTTTAAAGACGGTGTATACTATTTTTTATGTTAGtagcagtatatactgtttttaaACTAAAAAAAGTATGTACTGGCCACATCagtatatagtattttttttaagtttgtaccAGCTAGTGTATACTGTTTTTTAGTTTAGTAGCTGTGCATACTGTTTTTAGTTTAAAAtcagtatatactatatatctaGTAACAGAGTATTAATACCTAAAAATATGTACTACCGAGAGGTGCTATTATCGACTGAGCTTACAGTCTTACACTAGCTAGCTCATTGATTGGTACCTTCACTGTAGAAGCTGTCAGCAAAATAGTATATTGCAATTTTCAGTGTGACGCAATGGGGTTGATCTGCCGGAGCTCTCGCCGGTCCAGAAAACAAATTGCACTGACACAGCGGCCGCGCACCACTCGGCTGGGAACGCTGAGGGTGAGGGCTGGGAGGATGAGTTGACGCCGCCCGTTTGCGCCTTCTGGGAACGCCGGCCGACGATCGAGATCGAGTAGCGCCACCACTGCTGTGCGAGGGGTTTTGCCGATCAGCCGGCCAGCACGTGCATGCACGGTTCTTGAATCTACGACACTGCATGCAACAAAGAAATCATATGCCTAATCATACAAAGGGCCTCGCATCAAACAAACGAGAAGTAATGGATCTAATTAAGCAGACAAATTAATCGAAGTGATTCAGGGAATCTTTTCGGTCTACAACAAAGGACTTGTATTACCAGCACCATCGAAGATTTGATCTGGACGGGAGGGACTCAGATCAACTCAGAAGAAGACTATATATACTACTTGTCTACCTCCTCCATGGATCCGCCGAGGATTAGAAACTGCAGCACTTCATTCGCTGTCGACGGGGAGAAGTGGAGCACGTACGACCTCACCAGGGAATCTCGTCGGAGATGCCACCACAACCGCCGACGACGATTGGTACAGGAGGGACGAGAGCTAGCCGCCGCTCGTGGCGACGTTGAATGGCTGGGAGTAGTACGCTAGGATTAGTCATTTGATTTAATTACGTGGACAGTTTGTTGATCCGAAAAGAATGGGATAATTAAGAATCATGCATGTTATTGTTTTTAAAAACGAAAAAATCAAAGCGGGTATTCTAGGATGAGACCCGGTAGCATGGATGATGCGAGGGGCCTTTGATGAACGGTGGATACAAGCAGGTTGGAGTACAGAATGGGGCACTCATATGGGGcatcatggtgcccgggcaccatggtatcaaatgcacaaaatcactaaaattttttaaaattttcaaattgtgagtatatacctagttataataattcgattcatatcTATACCTATCAATAAAacaacttaaatttaattttatttcacaatccatgattacatacctaactaattatatatatggatgctatatacctagaatcaaaacctaacaaaaacaagttcaaattcagttcaaacttgctttgaactagttagtaaagtagttaatgttaatacctaagtaattgaaaaagtttcatactcatttgaattgggtatatactcaatttcaacaatagtggccgggcaccatggagcaatagtaaatttgtttggtgctccatggtgtccgggcaccattgttcaaattgagtatatacccaattcaaatgagtatgaaatatttggatttttccggtcgtcacaccGATTTTTCGTCCCTCCATAACCCCACGCGCACCTCCTCTCCAAATCCCACATCCAATTCCAattccaatccaatccaaaaaCAAAATCTTAATCTCAATCCAAATACAAATTGGAATCATCACAAAATCCTAGAGAAAACACTACTACAAGATCACAAGAACATATCTCATCAACAACAACGACAACACAGGAACATCACAAGCACAAAAACACCGACGCTGGaaggggagggtgccgccgtcaccaccgtcgTCGCAGGGACGccaggccgccgctgcctcccctcccgctagatccggaggaggggagggcgctgTCCCTGCCCGCCACCGCAGGAGGGGGAACGGCTCCAccgccggtgggggagggggagcctcccctcccgctggatccggcggaggggaagaCGCCGCACCCGCCCGCCaccgtgggagggggagggggaacgGCGCCGCTGCcagtgggggagggggagtggcGCCCCCGcggtggagggggagaggcgccgcCTGTTGGGACGCCGCGCCACCGTTGCCTCTCCTCCCACTAGATCCtatggaggggagggcgccgcccctgcccgccgcctccccttttGCCGCTTGCCACAGCCAGCCaccgtgggagggggagggggagcagcgctgccgcggcggaggagagacGACGGCGTCACCGTGGGAGGGGGAACACACATGAACCTTTGCCGCCACCATGCCATCCGccgaagaaagagagagagagagagacgacgccgccgcccctcccgctCGCGTcgggccgcagccgcctccatgCCACCGAATATGGCGGAGGCGAGGCCTGGCCCACCGCCTCCACGCCATCCGGGCTgcagccgcctccacgccgccggatTTGGAGGTGGCGAGGtccagccggccgcctcccctcccgtccccaccgggccgcagccgcctccacgccgtcggatctggcggaggcgaggtccggcccgccgcctccgcccctcCTGCAGGCTCGCCGTTCCGTTGGCCATTCGTGAGCTCCGCCGCCAATACCGCCGTAATACTGATCTATTCCTACTGCTAGCACTGGATCTGAGGCTCACGATACAGCTGCTCACTTGATCCATGAGTGCTAGGTCTAGATCTTGCTGCTTGAGATGGAATTTGTGAAGGGGAAGGAGACAAAGAAGGGGATCGAGAGGAAG is part of the Oryza glaberrima chromosome 4, OglaRS2, whole genome shotgun sequence genome and encodes:
- the LOC127772353 gene encoding uncharacterized protein LOC127772353 isoform X2; the protein is MPRKVVSGPDYDDEYDDDYDEYDEDYDDYGETGHSDDIQHPVKEEKESSKKSSSTVPVLWRCSMCMFDNHESMVYCEMCGVFRESFMKSAKDGSIKVHGIPSDFGTPSMPKSDCTKMPVNTRTTDFDGDPEIKNASIPHEKVGSTQYTSAGSSSGAGKKLKEDQSSRASSSAQNEDVAQKLSSDIQKLGLEKNEVDTAKPYLPEEYKPEKWMFANEESGVLSQLNLAIVGHVDSGKSTLSGRLLHLLGRISKKDMHKNEKEAKEKGKGSFAYAWAMDESSEERERGVTMTVAVAYLETKKYRVVLLDSPGHKDFVPNMISGATQADAAILVVDACTGSFEAGMDGEGGKSVGQTKEHAQLIRSFGVEQLIVAVNKMDAIGYSKERFEFIKVQLGSFLRSCNFKDSSVTWIPLSAVENQNLIKIPSDVRLTSWYQGFCLLDAIDSLQLPSRDVSKPLILPICDVIKSQSTGQFAAFGKLETGAIRIGSKVLISPCGEVAAVKSIERDSNSCDIARAGDNVAVSLQGIDGSKLIPGGILCNPGFPVPVSNFLELRVLVLDVTIPILIGYQVEFHIHHVKEAARVTKIVALLDKAGKPSKTAPRFLKSKQNAVVQVTLDAPVCVQEFSKCRALGRAFLRSSGSTIAVGVVTRVLRQDQN
- the LOC127772353 gene encoding uncharacterized protein LOC127772353 isoform X1, with translation MPRKVVSGPDYDDEYDDDYDEYDEDYDDYGETGHSDDIQHPVKEEKESSKKSSSTVPVLWRCSMCMFDNHESMVYCEMCGVFRESFMKSAKDGSIKVHGIPSDFGTPSMPKSDCTKMPVNTRTTDFDGDPEIKNASIPHEKVGSTQYTSAGSSSGAGKKVKHIALPEDVPVERTAQLISDHFQLKEDQSSRASSSAQNEDVAQKLSSDIQKLGLEKNEVDTAKPYLPEEYKPEKWMFANEESGVLSQLNLAIVGHVDSGKSTLSGRLLHLLGRISKKDMHKNEKEAKEKGKGSFAYAWAMDESSEERERGVTMTVAVAYLETKKYRVVLLDSPGHKDFVPNMISGATQADAAILVVDACTGSFEAGMDGEGGKSVGQTKEHAQLIRSFGVEQLIVAVNKMDAIGYSKERFEFIKVQLGSFLRSCNFKDSSVTWIPLSAVENQNLIKIPSDVRLTSWYQGFCLLDAIDSLQLPSRDVSKPLILPICDVIKSQSTGQFAAFGKLETGAIRIGSKVLISPCGEVAAVKSIERDSNSCDIARAGDNVAVSLQGIDGSKLIPGGILCNPGFPVPVSNFLELRVLVLDVTIPILIGYQVEFHIHHVKEAARVTKIVALLDKAGKPSKTAPRFLKSKQNAVVQVTLDAPVCVQEFSKCRALGRAFLRSSGSTIAVGVVTRVLRQDQN